Proteins encoded in a region of the bacterium genome:
- a CDS encoding DUF86 domain-containing protein has translation MEIDKEKIKQRVSEIREALKEIQRLTSVDEKEFWSKKENMAAVKYYLLQAIEAVGGICVHIAAKRFNKGISAFGECFEILGKEGVLNEDLVLRLRKMVKFRNKLIHRYLEIEDRNILGYTKYDLKDFDEFITSVGNLL, from the coding sequence ATGGAAATAGACAAAGAAAAGATTAAACAAAGGGTTTCAGAGATTAGGGAAGCTTTAAAAGAAATACAACGACTTACTTCTGTAGACGAAAAAGAATTTTGGTCTAAAAAAGAGAATATGGCTGCGGTAAAATATTATTTATTACAAGCCATTGAAGCTGTAGGTGGAATTTGTGTTCATATTGCCGCCAAAAGATTCAATAAAGGGATTTCGGCTTTTGGGGAATGTTTTGAAATATTAGGGAAAGAAGGAGTTTTAAACGAAGATTTAGTTTTAAGATTAAGGAAAATGGTAAAATTTAGAAACAAACTCATTCACCGTTATTTGGAGATTGAAGACAGAAATATTTTAGGATATACAAAATATGACCTAAAGGATTTTGATGAGTTTATAACATCAGTTG
- a CDS encoding nucleotidyltransferase domain-containing protein yields the protein MNEYLSFKQNQRQKIIEKIKQSLLNKNEIVFAFIFGSFLDGPSFRDIDIGIYLDNIEKGDIFNSELELSEIVAKDSNLLFDIIEIKVLNFAPGYFLNNIFNRGQLLFCKNYQLLTEMIENTSLDALANEYIAYQSLKELVAG from the coding sequence ATGAATGAATATTTATCTTTTAAACAGAATCAAAGGCAAAAGATTATAGAGAAGATTAAACAATCCCTCCTGAATAAAAATGAGATTGTTTTTGCCTTTATTTTTGGTTCTTTTTTAGATGGACCATCTTTTAGAGATATTGATATTGGTATTTATCTTGACAATATAGAGAAAGGGGACATCTTTAATTCTGAATTGGAACTTTCCGAAATAGTAGCTAAAGACTCTAACTTGCTGTTTGATATTATTGAGATAAAGGTCTTGAACTTTGCACCAGGTTATTTTTTAAATAATATTTTCAATCGTGGACAATTGCTTTTTTGCAAAAATTATCAATTACTCACCGAGATGATAGAAAACACATCTTTAGATGCTCTGGCTAATGAATATATTGCTTACCAATCTTTAAAAGAATTAGTGGCGGGTTAA